A genomic segment from Glycine soja cultivar W05 chromosome 20, ASM419377v2, whole genome shotgun sequence encodes:
- the LOC114403136 gene encoding myosin-1-like, with the protein MSQTSTVLPAFHSIKSLPPEFNPVLVEKHGDVKFRHTNPIGSNGLENGALVAEISKEVNCRAGGMDLFDEDSPYGGKGRSLKDRPSNADEDSVSVSLPLPSILTSSRESRWNDANPYGSKKKLQSWLQLPNGDWELVKIITTSGAESVISLPDGKVLKVKEESLVPANPDILDGVDDLMQLSYLNEPSVLFNLQYRYNHNMIYTKAGPVLVAVNPFKKVPLYGNDYIEAYKCKSIESPHVYAITDTAIQEMIRDEVNQSIIISGESGAGKTETAKIAMQYLATLGGGSGIENEILKTNPILEAFGNGKTLRNDNSSRFGKLIEIHFSETGKISGANIQTFLLEKSRVVQCNEGERSYHIFYQLCAGAPSSLREKLNLTSAEDYKYLRQSNCYSITGVDDAEEFRIVKEALDVVHISKGDQENVFAMLAAVLWLGNISFIVVDNENHVQAVEDEGLFTVAKLIGCEIEDLKLTLSTRKMKVGNDIIVQKLTLSQAIDARDALAKSIYACLFDWLVEQINQSLAVGKRRTGRSISILDIYGFESFNRNSFEQFCINYANERLQQHFNRHLFKLEQEEYIQDGIDWAKVEFEDNQDCLNLFEKKPLGLLSLLDEESTFPNGTDLTFANKLKQHLNSNSCFKGEREKAFTVRHYAGEVTYDTSGFLEKNRDLLHLDSIQLLSSSKCHLPKLFASHMLTQSEKPVVGPLHKSGGADSQKLSVATKFKGQLFQLMQRLESTTPHFIRCIKPNNLQSPGSYEQSLVLQQLRCCGVLEVVRISRSGFPTRVSHQKFARRYGFLLLENVASQDPLSVSVAILHQFNILPEMYQVGYTKLFFRTGQIGVLEDTRNRTLHGVLRVQSCFRGYRARCYRKELWRGITTLQSFIRGEKSRKEYAALLQRHRAAVIIQKRMKTVLSRNRMKSINGAAVVIQSFIRGWLVRRCSGDIGLSKPRGIKTNESDEVLVKSSFLAELQRRVLKAEASLREKEEENDILHQRLQQYENRWSEYELKMKSMEEVWQKQMRSLQSSLSIAKKSLAMDDSERNSDASVNASDDRDFSWDVGTNHRRQESNGARSMSAGLSVISRLAEEFEQRSQVFGDDAKFLVEVKSGQVEASLNPDRELRRLKQMFEAWKKDYGARLRETKVILHKLGSEDGSIEKVKKSWWGRRNSTRIS; encoded by the exons AGGACTCGCCGTATGGTGGAAAAGGTAGATCATTAAAAGACCGGCCGTCTAATGCAGATGAAGACTCAGTATCTGTTTCGTTGCCCCTCCCATCGATTTTGACATCCTCTAGGGAAAGCAGGTGGAATGATGCAAATCCTTATGGTTCAAAAAAG AAGCTTCAGTCCTGGCTTCAGCTACCAAATGGGGATTGGGAGCTGGTAAAGATAATAACAACTTCTGGAGCTGAATCTGTCATTTCACTGCCTGATGGGAAA GTTTTAAAGGTGAAAGAGGAGAGTTTGGTGCCAGCTAATCCTGATATTCTTGATGGAGTGGATGACCTCATGCAACTAAGTTATTTAAATGAGCCATCGGTTTTATTCAACCTGCAATATAGATACAATCATAATATGATCTAT ACAAAAGCTGGGCCTGTTTTGGTTGCTGTAAATCCATTTAAGAAAGTTCCTCTGTATGGTAATGACTACATTGAAGCCTACAAGTGTAAATCAATTGAAAGCCCTCATGTATATGCAATTACTGACACAGCCATCCAAGAAATGATACGGG ATGAAGTGAATCAATCTATAATTATAAG TGGTGAGAGTGGAGCAGGGAAGACTGAGACGGCAAAAATAGCAATGCAGTACTTGGCTACCCTTGGTGGTGGAAGTGGAATAGAGAATGAGATATTAAAGACTAATCCGATACTAGAAGCCTTTGGTAATGGAAAAACATTAAGGAATGACAACTCAAGTCGTTTT GGAAAGCTCATTGAGATTCACTTCAGTGAAACTGGAAAAATATCTGGTGCTAATATTCAAACAT TTTTGCTGGAAAAG TCTAGAGTAGTCCAATGCAACGAAGGGGAAAGgtcatatcatatattttatcaGCTATGTGCTGGAGCACCATCATCACTTAGGG AAAAGCTAAATCTAACAAGTGCTGAGGACTATAAATATCTGAGGCAGAGCAATTGTTATTCAATTACGGGAGTTGATGACGCAGAAGAATTTCGCATAGTCAAG GAAGCTCTGGATGTTGTCCACATTAGCAAAGGAGACCAGGAGAATGTATTTGCAATGCTTGCTGCAGTATTATGGTTAGGAAACATATCATTTATTGTGGTAGATAATGAAAATCATGTTCAAGCTGTTGAGGATGAAG GACTGTTCACTGTTGCCAagttaattggttgtgaaattGAAGACCTGAAGTTGACTTTATCAACTCGCAAAATGAAAGTTGGTAATGATATTATTGTCCAGAAGTTGACTCTATCTCAG GCTATTGATGCAAGAGATGCTTTGGCGAAGTCAATATATGCTTGTCTGTTTGATTGGTTGGTTGAACAAATAAACCAATCCCTTGCGGTTGGCAAAAGACGAACTGGCAGATCAATCAGCATCCTAGATATTTATGGCTTTGAGTCATTCAAT AGGAACAGTTTTGAGCAGTTCTGCATAAATTATGCAAATGAGAGATTACAACAACACTTCAATCGTCATTTATTCAAGTTAGAACAGGAG GAATATATCCAAGATGGAATTGATTGGGCTAAAGTTGAATTTGAAGACAATCAAGATTGCCTTAATCTTTTTGAAAAG AAACCACTGGGGCTACTATCCCTGTTAGATGAAGAGTCAACTTTCCCTAATGGCACAGATTTAACCTTTGCTAACAAGCTTAAGCAGCATTTGAATTCCAACTCATGCTTCAAAGGAGAACGAGAAAAAGCCTTTACTGTGCGTCATTATGCAGGGGAG GTCACTTACGATACATCTGGATTCCTGGAAAAGAACAGGGACCTATTGCACTTGGATTCCATCCAACTTCTATCCTCAAGCAAATGTCATCTTCCTAAGTTATTTGCATCCCATATGCTTACTCAATCTGAGAAGCCTGTGGTAGGTCCCTTACACAAGTCAGGTGGGGCAGATTCCCAAAAGCTAAGCGTTGCCACAAAATTCAAG GGACAATTGTTCCAATTGATGCAACGTTTAGAGAGTACTACACCACATTTTATCCGATGCATCAAGCCCAATAATCTCCAATCACCTGGATCATATGAGCAAAGCCTTGTACTGCAGCAGTTGAGATGTTGTGGGGTCCTGGAAGTGGTTCGGATATCAAGATCGGGCTTTCCTACTAGAGTATCTCACCAAAAGTTTGCCAGAAG atatggttttcttctccTTGAAAATGTTGCCTCTCAGGATCCACTTAGTGTTTCAGTTGCTATTCTTCATCAATTCAACATTTTGCCTGAGATGTATCAAGTTGGCTACACGAAACTATTCTTTCGAACAGGGCAG ATTGGAGTGCTTGAAGATACCAGAAATCGTACCCTGCATGGAGTTTTACGTGTGCAAAGTTGCTTCAGGGGTTACCGAGCTCGTTGTTATCGCAAGGAGCTTTGGAGAGGAATCACTACTCTCCAATCAT TTATTAGAGGAGAGAAAAGCAGAAAGGAATATGCAGCTTTGCTTCAGAGACATAGGGCTGCTGTTATTATACAAAAGCGGATGAAAACAGTACTTTCAAGGAACAGAATGAAAAGTATTAATGGTGCTGCAGTTGTCATACAATCAT TTATTCGTGGTTGGTTAGTCAGAAGATGCTCAGGAGATATAGGACTATCAAAACCTCGGGGCATTAAG ACTAATGAGTCAGATGAGGTTCTGGTGAagtcatctttcctggctgaATTACAGCGCCGGGTACTTAAGGCAGAAGCTTCcctgagagagaaagaagaggaaaatgaCATTCTTCACCAACGCCTTCAACAGTATGAGAACAGATGGTCTGAATACGAATTAAAGATGAAATCCATGGAAGAAGTATGGCAGAAACAAATGAGGTCTCTACAGTCTAGCCTCTCTATTGCAAAGAAGAGCCTTGCTATGGATGATTCTGAAAGAAATTCAGATGCTTCTGTTAATGCAAGTGATGACAGGGATTTCAGCTGGGATGTAGGAACCAATCACCGGCGCCAAGAAAGCAATGGGGCAAGATCAATGAGTGCTGGTTTGAGTGTTATAAGTCGGTTGGCTGAAGAATTTGAGCAGAGGAGTCAAGTGTTTGGTGATGATGCAAAGTTCTTGGTAGAGGTAAAATCTGGTCAAGTTGAAGCAAGTTTGAACCCAGACAGAGAGCTTAGAAGGTTAAAACAAATGTTTGAGGCTTGGAAAAAGGATTATGGTGCAAGACTACGTGAAACAAAGGTCATTTTGCATAAACTTGGAAGTGAAGATGGATCAATTGAGAAAGTGAAGAAAAGTTGGTGGGGAAGAAGGAATAGTACAAGAATAAGttga